GATGAGGTCCGCACGTGGAGCCTTTGGACTAATTGTCGTGGATTTGGGCAGAACACCGGAAGCCTTTAGTTCGTTGGCGTTGCAATGCGACGGGTTAGTGGTGGTGATCCCTGCACGGGCGCGTGCTCTAGCAGCTACACGGCAAATGATGACTGTCCTGCCGCCAATGCCGGTAGGTGCAGTTGTGCGTGGGGCGCTGGGGGAGGGGCTGGATGCAACTATGGTTGCTAGCGCTGTGGGGCTGCCTCTTGTGGGCAGACTGCCACAACTGCGCGGGGTCAGCGAGGCTTTGGAGTCGCAGCGCCTGTTGGAACTGTTGCGGCGTAGACCCGTGCGAGTTGTTGTCGCCAACATCTTAGACTGGATGGTTGGGGATAGCCCGCGCAGTGACACTGGCACCGGTTTAAACGGGAGCAAACCATGAATGCGCAACGGCAGACCGGCAGCCACACACCAGACCCTTGGGGAGGGCCAGTCGACGCGGACCTGTTGGACGTTGTCAGGCGCAGCGTTCTTTCCCGATCGGGCCCGGTGACAGACCTGCAGATGGCTGCGGCAGTAAGGGAAAGCGGCAGGCTGCTTGGGGCAGCTGGATCTTTGCTTGCCATGGAGCGAATCGCGGCGGAACTCAATGGACTGGGGCCGTTGCAAGGATTGGCCAAAGACCCTCATGTGACCGATATTTTCGTCAATGCCCCTGACTCTGTTTGGCAGGACCGTGGCGATGGGCCCGAACGAGTGCCAGTGGAATTTTCCACTGAGGAAGAACTTCGCGCATTCGCAGTGCGGCTGGTTGCCAGTGGCGGACGCAGACTCGATGAAAGTAGTCCGTGTGTCGACGTGAAAATAGCCTGCGGCTATCGAATCCACGCTGTTTTGCCGCCGATCTCTGCCGCAGGGACACTGCTTTCCATCCGAATCAAACGCCGCACTGTCCTGACGTTGGCAGAAATGGTTGCGACTGGGAGCATCCACCCTTTTCTAGCCCAAGTGCTGGTTGCCGTAGTGGAGCGGAGGCTGAACTTTCTCATCAGTGGTGCAACAGGGGCTGGCAAAACCACACTGTTGTCAACGCTTTTGGGCTTGTGCCCTGCCAGAGAACGGCTGGTACTCATAGAGGATGCAGCCGAGCTGGACCCGGAGCATCCGCACGTTGTGACTTTGGAAGCGCGTCATGAAAATGCGGAAGGGGCTGGCGCTTTAGATTTGGCGGAATTGGTCCGCCACGCCCTGCGCATGAACCCGGGTCGGCTCATTGTTGGCGAGTGCCGAGGAAAGGAAGTTCGCGAACTGTTGATGGCCATGAACACCGGTCATAGCGGCGGCGGCGGAACAATCCACGCAAATAGCGCTCACGACGTCCCAGCCAGGTTGGCAGCTTTAGGAGCACTTGCCTCCATGAGCCCGGAAGCGGTGTTTTTACAAGGCGCCAGCGCATTGGATATTGTCATCCACCTAGTGAGGATCAGGGGGCTCCGGGTGGTCTCTGAGGTGGCCGTCGTAGCTTTGCACAACAAGGGACTTGATATTATTCCAGCGCTCTCACTTGCTGCTTGTGGGAACGGCATGGAGGCTGAGGCCAAGGAATCCGTTGAACAGCAGTGGGTGGCTCGAGGAAGGGCTGGCAGGCACGCAGGTCAGCCTGACAGTCTGGCCAGTAGGGATTCAGCTAGCCTCACTCCCAAAGACTCTGAGCGGATATCATCCGAATTGATCAAAGGCCCCGGCTGGCCCATACTGGCGGCGCGACTAGGCTTCGATGAGCGTCTCGATGCGCAACCCAGCGAAAAATATACTGCCAACAAAATCGCTGCCGACAAACTCAATGAGAAGCCATGAACGCCGGTGTATTGCTTGCCCTTGTAGGCGCAGCATTTTTCCTCTTTGCCGTCAACAACTCGCATTCGTGGGCAGGCTCGAGGTCATACACAAGGCGCCGGCACAGAATCTGGACTCGTGGTTCTGTGCCGTCAGCAGAGTCCCTATCCCGGATGGTTCGCCAACTGGCATCCCTGTTGGCAGCAGGCCGAAGCGGACCAGCCCTGTGGGGAGCCATGGCATATGTTCTGGGTGCGGAACAATACCGGGTCGACAATGGTGCCAAGGTTCTGCGCCGAGTCTCGGCAGTCAATGCCGTTAGGACGCCGCAACAAATACCAGGCGCAGGGGCAATTCCACCCACTGCTGGGGAATCGAACGCCACACTACTGTTGGTACTTGCTGTCCAACGAGCCAGCGCCATGGGACTGCCAACTGCAACAGCGATCCGCAATGCCTGCGCAGCTGATTTTGAGCATGGCCGCAGAATCACGCACGGCCGCAATGCTCGGAGAACCCAACAGCATAGGACCTGGTTGGATTTAGCGGCATGCTTTGAGCTGTGTGAGACAAGCGGGGCTCCGGTTGCGGCCGTGTTAGAGCGTCTTGCGTGCAGCATCGATGCCGATAACGATGCCGCTGCGCTTCGTGAAACTGCGCTCGCGGGTCCTCGTGCAACAGCACGGCTGTTAAGCTGGCTGCCTTTTATTGGGCTTGGATTAGGCATGGTGATGGGCGTTGACCCATTGGCCGCACTCCTTGGCAGTCCTATGGGCTGGATGGTGCTGATGGTAGGGGTGGGATTTACTATGGTGGGCAAATTATGGTCAGCAAAAATGATCGGTGATGCTGCACGGCCCGTTTATGCCAAGCCCGGTGGGCGGCGGTGACCGTGAATGGGTGGCTAGCAATGACGCTATCTATGCTGGCATTCCTCTGTCTGTGGGGTGGGTCCTGCCCAGGACTATTCCGAGGCCAAGTGGCGCGGGATAGAAAGAAAACCTCTGGGACGCGATTTCTTGCAGGTATTCCAAATAGCTATGGCTCCTTCGCAGCTGAAGGTAGCGCTGGCGGCGTGACCTCTGTGCCACTCTTACTGGACTTCCTTGGAACAGCCTTGGACGCCGGACTTACGCTCCCAAGCGCCTTGCGCGTGGTTGCCGCGGTGGCAGAACAAGATATGCGTGAGAGTTTGCTCAGGGTGGTGGCAGGTATGGAGATTGGGGCCTCGTGGCAAGACTCGTGGGATGGAAATTTTATCCGTAGCGATGTCGCACAAATCCATGAAGCACTAAGTTTTGGGGCACTCACTGGGGCATCCGCAGCACCCTTGCTGTACGCCGAGGCGAAACAATGCCGAGTAGCAGCCGCTCGCAGTGCTGAGAAATGTGCAGCAGCCCTGGGCGTGAAGCTTGTGCTGCCACTGGGGCTCTGCTCGTTGCCGGCTTTCATTGCGTTGGGCGTGGTTCCGGTAGTGATGGCGATGATTCCGACTTTCTAGTTTCATTTTTCTAGCCCCGTCAGGCCGTCTCCGGGAGTCGGTAAACAGGTTTTTTGCTGGTTCTTCACGGGATCAATTTATCCACAGGTAGGGCTGTCATCTCACAAGTCCACTAACGCTGGAAGGTACCTTTCGCGAAGCTCCGATGAGGAGAAGAGTTGCTTTACCAGCCGAAAGTGGGCGGGGTTCACAGCAGACCTCGCAACAACATTTAGTGCGTGAAGGCAAGAAAAAGCAAGTGAGAAAAACTACTCGTACAACCTATTCGCACAAGCGATTGATTCAAATTAATTCAAGGAGTGAAAATGACCACCAACGAAGCCGCCAGAGGACACCTCCCAGGCAAAGAGGGAGTTTTTGCGGCAGAGAACGTCCGCGAAATTTTTGTGGGGGCCTGCAGCAGCCCGCCTGTGGTGAACTATTTAGTGCCACCAGGCCACGCGAGGAAGCATGAGCATTCAAGCCGTTGGACAAGCCGTTGGACAAGCCGTTGGGCAAGCCGTTGGGCAAAGTCAGGCAGGGAAGCGGGCATGGCGACAGCTGAATATGCCATCGCAACGTTGGCGGCTGTGGGGTTTGCCGGGCTCCTTGTTGTAATTCTCAAAAGTGACGAGGTACGGGGATTCTTGCTGAACATTATCCGAACAGCCCTGAGCTTCTAGCCCCGGAAAAAGGCACCAATCACCGGGCGTGCGTGTGGGAGGAGGAAAGTAATGCAGCCACAGGAAAAACATAGACGGGTGATCCGAATGCGGCGCCAGCATTCAGTCTGGCCAGGCAGGGGCCGCAGAGTATCTGTCCTTAGGAAAGAGACATTAGGTGGAGTCCGGAATGCGAAAGCTGATACAGGATCGGTGACAGCTGAATTCGCCATTTTACTGCCGGCGATGACGGTTCTTCTTGCTATTTTGCTGTTCAGTGTTGCGGCTGGCATCTTGCAATTGCGTTTGGAGGAGGGTGCTAGAGCAGGGGCTCGCGCTCTGGCTCGAGGCGATTCTTCAGTGGAGGTCCTGGAAATTGTGGCCCGGGTGTCGGGGCAGAAAGTAGATGTCTCCGTGGGGACGTCCGGCGGCTATGCCACCGTTACAGTTCAGGGCAGAGTTGGAGGGGTTCTCTCCGGTCTCATTCAATGGACCCAAACTGCGCATTCCAGCGTCAAGGTAGAAGTACAAACGGCACTTTTACTTGTCCGGCACAAGCCAATAGAAAGGAATCTTCTTGGCGGAGCTAGGACGCTCAGGGCCGCACTGTGGCGGTGGGCCCGGTCTGGTGAATGTCAGTTTCGATCGGGTCTGTGTGGGAGATCGGCCGTAGCTCTGAGCGGTAGTTGTGTTGTCCGCGGGTGAGCGAGGCTCGGGAACGGTATTGGCTGCCGGGCTTGCGCTGACCATGCTGATACTCATGGTTTTGATCCTAGGGTTAGCTCAAGCAGCGGCCGCAGCTGCCAAGGCAGCCACCGCCGCGGATATGGCCGCCCTTGCGGCGGCAGATGCTCACCGAGGGCTTGCAGAGGGAGAGCCGTGCCTCGTTGCTGCTGACGTGGCAGGGCGGCACGGAGCCATCCTTACTGGGTGCATTGCGGCAGGTGATTTCTCGGTACAGGTAGAGGTGCACTTTGCAACTGGTATGGGGGTTCCCTTGCAGGCAACCGGTAAGGCCAGAGCAGGCCCACCTCCGGACTCCAGCCCACCGCTGCAGCCCTGATAGATGTCACAAAGCCTGACTTAACGTTGGTTCCTACGCTGTTTTCCACCATGACTACCCGGGGCCTAATCAGGCCAATTACTCCAGGTCCTTCTTTGCGGTGATTTGCTTCCAGGACCTTCATTGCGGCCCCATCGTTACGGTGCGTTGTTAAGCAAGATCTGCAGCAGCAGGACTGCGCCGGCTTTATCCAAGGGGTTATTCTTGTTGCCGCATTTAGGGGATTGGACACATGAGGGGCACCCGGACTGACACTCACACGCTTGGATAGCTTCCATGGTGGCCCTGAGCCAGACACGAGCCATGTCGAATCCTCGCTCGGCAAACCCCGCACCTCCGGGGTGGCCGTCATAGACAAATACTGTTGGTTGTCCTGTGTCAGCGTGAATGGCGGTGGATACGCCGCCAACATCCCATCTATCGCTGGAGGCGACTAGTGGGAGCAGGCCGATGGCTGCGTGCTCGGCGGCGTGCAGGGCACCCGGAAATTGTGGTTCCACCAGGCCACCGGCTAGCAGCGTCGAATTGTCCACGGTGAACCAGACCGCCTTGGTGAAGAGGTCCCTGGCTTCTAGCTCCAGCGGTTCCTCGCCCAGTACTTCATTGGAGATGATGGCCTTACGTTGGAAGGAAACAACTTGGGTTTGGACTTGGACGGATCCAAAGTGCATTTCCACCGGGCCCCACAATTCGTGTTTTGTCGATTCCAGCACCTCGATCTGTGTGACATCTCGTGCAGTGGTGTAGAAATCTGGTGTGCCACGGCGTACCAGGGCGCAATGCTCTGCCTCATTGAGTTCAAGCACCACGTAATTTGTCCCCTGATGAACGTAGACGGCGCCTGTATGAGCTTGATAGTGGGACTGCGGCGAGCCCATTGTTCCCAGCAGAGTACCGGTGTCTGCCTCAATGATGTTGATGGGCCCACCACCGTCTTCACGCAGATTTACCATGGCGGCTGCGTTTTGAGGATGTGTCCAAAACCAACCGGCTGGACGTTTTCGTAAATATCCCTGCGCTACCAACTGCTCCAGTAAAGCAGGAGTAGTTGAGTCAAAAAGGGCCAAGTCTTGTTCAGTGATGGGAAGCTCCGCGGCAGCTGCACAGAGGTGCGGACCAAGAACGTATGGATTGGCAGGATCGAACACTGTAGCCTCCACCGCCCGGTCAAAGATTGCTTCCGGATGGTGAACCAGGAATGTGTCCAACGGGTCATCGCTTGCCACAAACGCGGCCAAGGCGTCTTGGCCGGACCGCCCTGCCCTGCCGATCTGTTGAAAGAAGGAGGCTCTAGTGCCTGGCCAGCCAGCAACTAGGACGGCGTCCAGGCCGGAGATGTCAATGCCAAGTTCCAGTGCAGGAGTACTTGAAACACCCAGAAGGTCTCCCGCACGCAAAGCCTTCTCAAGCTCACGGCGCTCCTCCGGCAAATAACCTGAACGGTAAGCAGCAACCCGAGGAGGAAGACTCGGATCCACGTCCTCCAAGAGTCTTTTGGTCACGCTAGAGATGGTTTCAGCGCCGCGCCTGGACTTTATGAATGCAATGGTCCGAACATGCGAGGAGACAAGGTTAGCTAACAAATCAGAGGT
This genomic window from Arthrobacter sp. TMP15 contains:
- a CDS encoding TadA family conjugal transfer-associated ATPase; translation: MNAQRQTGSHTPDPWGGPVDADLLDVVRRSVLSRSGPVTDLQMAAAVRESGRLLGAAGSLLAMERIAAELNGLGPLQGLAKDPHVTDIFVNAPDSVWQDRGDGPERVPVEFSTEEELRAFAVRLVASGGRRLDESSPCVDVKIACGYRIHAVLPPISAAGTLLSIRIKRRTVLTLAEMVATGSIHPFLAQVLVAVVERRLNFLISGATGAGKTTLLSTLLGLCPARERLVLIEDAAELDPEHPHVVTLEARHENAEGAGALDLAELVRHALRMNPGRLIVGECRGKEVRELLMAMNTGHSGGGGTIHANSAHDVPARLAALGALASMSPEAVFLQGASALDIVIHLVRIRGLRVVSEVAVVALHNKGLDIIPALSLAACGNGMEAEAKESVEQQWVARGRAGRHAGQPDSLASRDSASLTPKDSERISSELIKGPGWPILAARLGFDERLDAQPSEKYTANKIAADKLNEKP
- a CDS encoding type II secretion system F family protein; the protein is MTSVPLLLDFLGTALDAGLTLPSALRVVAAVAEQDMRESLLRVVAGMEIGASWQDSWDGNFIRSDVAQIHEALSFGALTGASAAPLLYAEAKQCRVAAARSAEKCAAALGVKLVLPLGLCSLPAFIALGVVPVVMAMIPTF
- a CDS encoding DUF4244 domain-containing protein, whose product is MTTNEAARGHLPGKEGVFAAENVREIFVGACSSPPVVNYLVPPGHARKHEHSSRWTSRWTSRWASRWAKSGREAGMATAEYAIATLAAVGFAGLLVVILKSDEVRGFLLNIIRTALSF
- a CDS encoding Rv3654c family TadE-like protein, with the translated sequence MVLILGLAQAAAAAAKAATAADMAALAAADAHRGLAEGEPCLVAADVAGRHGAILTGCIAAGDFSVQVEVHFATGMGVPLQATGKARAGPPPDSSPPLQP
- a CDS encoding DEAD/DEAH box helicase — protein: MPTNTSLISLLGGGMNPPQLQHVHRIPSRQAINEAWPEWVHPDLVSAYSFLGVVQPWRHQILGANAAHQGQHTIIATGTASGKSLAYQLPAVDAVHRAALAVRENPGQLEANGAVALYLSPTKALAADQLAALNALKLSTLRASTYDGDTATTDRRWIRDHSNFILCNPDMLHFGVLPNHTWWAHFFKRLKYVIVDEAHSYRGVFGSHVAVLLRRLRRICAHYGSEPVFIGASATSADPGTAFSRLIGADVTTITEDCSPHGATTVALWEPELTDFKGENGAKSRRTAIAETSDLLANLVSSHVRTIAFIKSRRGAETISSVTKRLLEDVDPSLPPRVAAYRSGYLPEERRELEKALRAGDLLGVSSTPALELGIDISGLDAVLVAGWPGTRASFFQQIGRAGRSGQDALAAFVASDDPLDTFLVHHPEAIFDRAVEATVFDPANPYVLGPHLCAAAAELPITEQDLALFDSTTPALLEQLVAQGYLRKRPAGWFWTHPQNAAAMVNLREDGGGPINIIEADTGTLLGTMGSPQSHYQAHTGAVYVHQGTNYVVLELNEAEHCALVRRGTPDFYTTARDVTQIEVLESTKHELWGPVEMHFGSVQVQTQVVSFQRKAIISNEVLGEEPLELEARDLFTKAVWFTVDNSTLLAGGLVEPQFPGALHAAEHAAIGLLPLVASSDRWDVGGVSTAIHADTGQPTVFVYDGHPGGAGFAERGFDMARVWLRATMEAIQACECQSGCPSCVQSPKCGNKNNPLDKAGAVLLLQILLNNAP